The Thermococcus sp. M39 genome window below encodes:
- a CDS encoding ArsR family transcriptional regulator, whose product MTLTMAELKVLLALTSGPLTLKELSRKLNLSKGTLSNPTALPRTKGPRCD is encoded by the coding sequence ATGACACTCACGATGGCGGAGCTCAAAGTGCTCTTGGCACTAACGTCGGGACCTCTCACGCTCAAAGAGTTGTCCCGTAAACTGAACCTCTCCAAGGGTACTCTATCAAATCCTACTGCACTCCCTCGAACGAAAGGCCCTCGTTGTGATTGA
- a CDS encoding Eco57I restriction-modification methylase domain-containing protein, translating to MMTTESKSLVDEAKTVESLLKRLETETSISDVMETFRKIFEHWGFEHEDEDIERDYLDDFVDENTGELRIISVASSDLGLNFYVIYAETWKDTLKYRQKLVKNLLNFTSFTSDISFANFILILDVIENPKSKRHKYWKLIIPIYQRKLESAKLNVYVIDPEEKKFRTLATNIAKVAMELRGHDTLSASLIRDALSEYMLVRPLTEEFFKEYKRNYYDLKNWIKKIYGPKLRALCPDDYLLTDELTEIPKAKREEIFVERAAKTFAHTFFNRLMFVYFLQKKGWIVDLSALRKDLRDEVDVRNFVKWLHDQYEEHGGNFYRDYLRVLFLYAMNRPRRGYSRKDIDAIKSVPSPVVRDVFLYGVPYFNGGLFSPVEIAGVNLDEVITEIDDRLMTEIVMGFFEEYNFTVTEETPYEVEVAVDPAMLGKIYESLIAEEEQVESEEERRASGIFYTPRSEVDFMCRMAIYEYLERNTKLDKNVLRRFVFTPSYEWDPKSLSWEEIDALEKALNEVKIVDPAAGSGAFLVGMYHLLIELHEKLTEDNRVTYKKKLEIIRDNIYGVDIKDWAIRVAKLRLWLALIEGEGRIPNEPILPNLETKLAVGDSLAPPHFVLKIGNKKKVIEIPLAKFRESLKLLWAKKGASEAIVAYKELVRKYYMGEKIDGKPVTLRDIERAKWGALQEFLERALEEELKAKEKKEVKLLLEAVKNEDFSALEKPPFIWELDFPDVMLEKRGFDIVIANPPYVRQEKIYPEYYDLAEFQMLPKKEQNKLKKDYKNKIKTHMETIINEKFKSDMALPGRSDLYAYFFIQGVNLLNPKGALVFITSNSWLDVDFGKALQEFFIRTTHLKAVIDYTRRSFEQADVNTVITVLTRKPPKLFNLLDEKSFTNFVLLKRDFGEVDMETLNKILEPHFDEKGIEVFGGIVHSSEDDDVRVRSVKAVELAKMGGFKVQEFLKGTYTLQGEYKGMKWGGILIRAPRIFYVILDKGKGKLVRLGEIAEVRRGFTTGANEFFYLEPIKNPKEWPVCKICGRVHKPGEGLVAVKNKAGWEGYIEEEFLRPVVKSPQEIRTYRIRPEDLKLRVFLCNLSKEELKKQGKVHALEYIEWGENKGYQNKPTCRARNPWWALGDRKIGSLASMMSYNTRFPFWLNDIALCDARLYDIYKKLDISSELLASVLNTTLVPIIIELTGRANLGEGALDFKVYETAEILVVNPKIFSQSQTQQLLQAFERMANREIKSIFEELGLPKPDRDLSNINPKDVSLDRVLPDRRELDKVIFEALGLTEEEQLEVYRAVVELVKARLVKAKTFSKKKGKR from the coding sequence ATGATGACAACCGAAAGTAAAAGCCTCGTGGATGAAGCCAAAACCGTTGAGTCTCTTCTCAAGCGCCTCGAAACTGAAACCTCAATTAGCGATGTCATGGAAACGTTTAGGAAGATTTTCGAGCACTGGGGTTTTGAGCACGAGGATGAGGACATTGAGAGGGATTACCTCGACGACTTTGTGGATGAGAACACGGGCGAGTTGAGGATAATCTCTGTTGCTTCATCTGATCTTGGCCTAAACTTCTACGTCATCTACGCCGAGACCTGGAAAGACACGCTTAAGTACCGTCAAAAGCTCGTGAAGAACCTGTTGAACTTTACGTCATTTACATCTGACATCTCATTCGCTAACTTCATTCTCATCCTGGATGTGATAGAGAACCCAAAAAGCAAGAGGCACAAGTACTGGAAGCTCATCATTCCCATCTATCAGAGAAAGCTTGAGAGCGCGAAGCTCAACGTCTACGTAATCGACCCAGAGGAGAAGAAGTTCAGGACGCTGGCAACGAACATCGCGAAAGTCGCCATGGAGCTCAGGGGGCACGATACGCTCTCCGCCAGCCTAATTAGGGATGCACTGAGTGAGTACATGCTCGTTAGACCCTTGACTGAGGAGTTCTTTAAGGAGTACAAGAGGAACTACTACGACCTTAAAAACTGGATTAAAAAGATATACGGCCCCAAACTGAGAGCCCTCTGCCCAGATGACTACCTCCTCACCGATGAATTGACGGAGATCCCCAAAGCAAAGAGGGAAGAAATATTCGTTGAAAGGGCTGCCAAAACCTTCGCCCACACGTTCTTCAACAGGCTGATGTTCGTCTACTTCCTCCAGAAGAAGGGATGGATAGTTGACCTCAGTGCCCTTAGAAAGGATCTCAGGGATGAAGTTGACGTCAGGAACTTCGTCAAGTGGCTCCACGACCAGTATGAAGAACATGGCGGTAACTTCTACCGGGACTACCTTAGGGTTCTCTTCCTCTACGCGATGAACCGTCCGAGGAGGGGCTACAGCCGCAAGGATATTGATGCTATCAAGAGCGTTCCATCCCCAGTCGTCAGAGACGTCTTTCTCTACGGTGTTCCTTACTTTAACGGCGGACTCTTCAGCCCGGTTGAAATCGCGGGCGTTAACCTCGACGAGGTTATCACGGAGATAGACGACAGGCTCATGACCGAAATCGTGATGGGTTTCTTCGAAGAGTACAACTTCACCGTCACGGAGGAGACACCTTACGAGGTTGAGGTTGCCGTTGACCCGGCCATGCTCGGCAAAATCTACGAATCCCTGATTGCCGAGGAAGAGCAGGTCGAGAGCGAGGAAGAGAGAAGAGCCTCTGGAATATTCTACACCCCAAGGAGCGAAGTTGACTTCATGTGCAGGATGGCCATTTACGAGTACCTCGAGAGGAACACCAAACTTGATAAAAACGTCCTTAGGCGGTTCGTGTTTACCCCATCCTATGAGTGGGACCCAAAGAGTCTCTCTTGGGAAGAAATAGACGCCCTCGAGAAGGCTCTTAACGAGGTTAAGATCGTTGACCCAGCCGCTGGAAGCGGTGCGTTTCTCGTTGGAATGTACCATCTCCTCATAGAGCTCCACGAAAAGCTCACCGAGGACAACAGAGTTACCTACAAGAAGAAGCTTGAAATCATCAGGGACAACATCTACGGTGTCGACATAAAGGACTGGGCGATAAGGGTGGCAAAGCTCAGGCTATGGTTAGCGCTCATTGAAGGTGAAGGGAGGATTCCAAACGAGCCAATTTTACCCAACCTTGAGACGAAGCTCGCCGTCGGGGATTCTCTCGCTCCGCCACACTTCGTTCTGAAAATCGGCAACAAGAAGAAAGTCATTGAGATACCCTTGGCCAAATTCAGGGAGAGCCTTAAGCTTCTCTGGGCCAAGAAAGGTGCGAGTGAGGCGATAGTCGCTTACAAAGAGCTCGTGAGAAAGTACTACATGGGAGAGAAGATAGACGGGAAGCCTGTAACCCTGAGGGACATCGAGAGGGCCAAGTGGGGTGCGCTCCAGGAGTTTCTTGAAAGGGCCCTTGAGGAGGAGCTGAAGGCTAAGGAGAAGAAAGAAGTTAAGCTGCTCCTTGAAGCCGTCAAGAACGAGGACTTCTCGGCCCTTGAGAAGCCCCCCTTCATCTGGGAGCTTGACTTTCCGGATGTCATGCTTGAGAAGAGGGGTTTCGACATCGTGATAGCTAATCCCCCCTACGTGAGGCAGGAGAAGATTTACCCGGAGTACTACGATTTAGCAGAGTTCCAAATGCTGCCAAAGAAGGAGCAGAACAAGCTCAAGAAGGACTACAAGAACAAGATAAAGACCCACATGGAGACCATCATAAATGAGAAGTTCAAGAGCGATATGGCCCTTCCCGGCAGGAGCGACCTCTATGCGTACTTCTTCATCCAGGGCGTCAACCTGTTGAATCCAAAGGGAGCGCTGGTCTTCATTACATCCAACTCCTGGCTCGACGTTGACTTTGGAAAGGCTCTGCAGGAGTTCTTCATTAGAACCACCCACTTGAAGGCGGTTATCGACTACACGAGGAGGAGCTTCGAGCAGGCCGATGTAAACACTGTGATAACCGTTCTCACAAGGAAACCTCCCAAGCTCTTCAATCTGCTGGACGAGAAGTCCTTCACGAACTTCGTCCTCCTCAAGAGGGACTTCGGCGAGGTTGACATGGAGACCCTGAACAAAATCCTCGAGCCCCACTTTGACGAGAAGGGAATCGAGGTCTTTGGAGGAATAGTTCACAGCTCCGAGGACGATGACGTCAGGGTGAGGAGCGTTAAAGCGGTAGAGCTGGCGAAGATGGGTGGTTTTAAGGTTCAGGAGTTCCTCAAGGGAACATACACGCTCCAAGGTGAATACAAGGGCATGAAGTGGGGAGGGATACTGATTAGGGCTCCAAGGATATTCTATGTAATTCTGGACAAGGGCAAGGGGAAGCTTGTAAGACTGGGAGAGATTGCCGAGGTCAGAAGGGGCTTTACAACTGGAGCAAATGAGTTCTTCTACCTTGAACCTATTAAGAACCCAAAGGAGTGGCCCGTTTGTAAGATATGCGGAAGGGTTCACAAGCCTGGCGAAGGCCTGGTCGCGGTGAAGAATAAGGCTGGCTGGGAAGGCTACATCGAGGAGGAGTTTTTGAGGCCTGTTGTGAAGAGCCCGCAGGAGATACGGACATACAGGATCAGGCCGGAAGACCTTAAGCTCAGGGTGTTCCTATGTAACCTCTCGAAGGAGGAGCTTAAGAAACAGGGGAAAGTCCACGCGTTGGAGTACATTGAATGGGGAGAGAACAAGGGATATCAAAACAAACCTACATGTAGAGCAAGAAATCCATGGTGGGCGTTAGGGGACAGAAAAATCGGAAGTTTGGCCTCCATGATGAGTTATAACACCAGGTTTCCTTTCTGGTTAAATGATATTGCTCTATGTGATGCACGGCTTTATGACATCTACAAAAAACTGGATATCTCATCAGAGCTTTTAGCCAGTGTATTAAATACAACTCTAGTTCCAATAATCATTGAGCTTACAGGAAGAGCTAATTTAGGAGAAGGTGCTTTGGACTTCAAAGTTTATGAGACTGCTGAAATTCTTGTTGTGAATCCAAAAATATTCTCACAGAGTCAAACTCAACAACTCCTCCAAGCCTTCGAACGCATGGCCAACCGCGAAATCAAGTCCATCTTCGAGGAGCTCGGCCTCCCGAAGCCAGACCGCGATTTGAGCAACATCAATCCAAAGGACGTCTCCCTTGACAGGGTTCTCCCGGACAGGCGCGAGCTCGACAAGGTCATCTTCGAGGCCCTCGGCTTAACAGAGGAGGAGCAGCTTGAGGTTTACAGAGCTGTGGTGGAGCTCGTGAAGGCGAGGCTGGTGAAGGCAAAGACGTTTTCGAAGAAGAAGGGGAAGAGGTGA
- a CDS encoding nucleotidyl transferase AbiEii/AbiGii toxin family protein: MLNDSLLIEIRRNERRGFANFVSKKTGIKSVDLVEWDYIIHTILKELEKDPAFRDNYVFKGGTCLVKCHLGYYRFSRDLDFAYRHTDELREISRSKLKKFLNEETGRIAEILRCVARDLGLEFQYRNHSDFNNHRYFSFLLGPGWFREIILYSPLGEKIKIEINYAERLAFKPKTLKANTILSWKRVELTSRDYEKYIEFLGNYYPVPLAAYSDREILVEKVRALLTRKEFKLRDLYDLYKLHQRGLRISRYSKEIGGKIKDYLNLSSTASENLKNSIEALKERSFLSNLEPEIERDIGLIVEPFSREEFLNFVRELRLELLDIIEGLEDLVGVKTDG; encoded by the coding sequence ATGTTGAATGATTCACTTCTAATAGAGATTCGCAGGAACGAACGGAGGGGCTTTGCAAACTTCGTTTCAAAGAAAACCGGAATAAAATCCGTTGACCTCGTGGAATGGGATTACATAATCCACACGATTCTGAAAGAACTTGAGAAAGACCCGGCTTTCAGAGATAACTACGTCTTCAAGGGTGGAACCTGCCTTGTGAAATGCCATCTCGGTTACTACCGCTTCAGCAGGGACTTGGACTTCGCGTATCGGCACACCGATGAGCTCAGGGAGATAAGCAGGAGCAAGCTCAAAAAATTTCTGAACGAAGAAACCGGTAGAATCGCGGAGATTTTGAGATGTGTGGCTAGGGATTTGGGCCTTGAATTTCAATACAGGAACCATAGTGACTTCAACAACCACAGGTATTTCAGTTTTCTCCTCGGTCCCGGCTGGTTCAGGGAGATAATACTCTACTCCCCTCTTGGGGAGAAGATAAAAATCGAGATAAACTACGCTGAAAGATTGGCCTTCAAGCCAAAAACCCTAAAGGCAAACACCATCCTCTCTTGGAAGCGTGTTGAACTCACTTCAAGAGACTACGAAAAATACATTGAGTTCCTCGGTAACTATTATCCCGTTCCCCTCGCGGCTTATTCTGACAGAGAGATTCTCGTGGAGAAGGTTAGAGCCCTCCTGACGAGGAAAGAGTTCAAACTCAGAGACCTCTATGACCTTTACAAGCTTCACCAGAGGGGTCTCAGGATATCACGTTACAGCAAAGAAATAGGAGGCAAAATCAAGGATTATCTCAACTTGAGTTCCACCGCCTCTGAAAACCTGAAGAACTCGATAGAAGCCCTTAAGGAGAGAAGCTTTCTTAGCAACCTCGAACCCGAGATAGAAAGAGATATTGGACTCATCGTTGAGCCCTTCTCAAGGGAAGAGTTTTTGAACTTCGTTAGGGAGTTACGGTTAGAACTCTTGGACATTATTGAGGGGCTAGAGGACTTAGTCGGGGTGAAAACCGATGGCTGA